The DNA segment TGATCAAGAAATCGCAAGCTTGATTTCGATCGATAACCTCACGCCAGATCACAGAACTAAGAAGGAACCGATTGAATGCGACACGATGGACGAACGGCCGAGCAGTTGCGCCACATCGAGGTGCAACGCAATTTCACCCGCATGGCGGATGGCTGTTATCTCTTTTCAGCCGGAAATACCGTTGTCCTGTGCACCGCCAGCATCGAAGCTCGTGTCCCTCCCTGGTTGGCTGACTCCGGCAAAGGCTGGGTGACCGCTGAGTACAATATGCTCCCCGGCAGCACTAGCCCGCGAAAATCACGGGACCGGGGTGGCAAAGTTGACGGACGAACAACAGAAATCCAGCGACTCATCGGTCGAAGTTTGCGGGCAATCGTCGACCTCGAAGCGCTTGGCGAGCAAATGATTACCGTTGATTGTGACGTGCTTCAAGCCGACGGCGGAACGCGTACAGCCAGCATTACAGGTGCCTTCATGGCCTTGATCGACGCGATCGATCAACTTGATCCAGCACCAGCAAAATCGCCCATCAAGGATAGTGTGGCAGCCATCAGTGTAGGTGTCGTCGACGGACAACCCGTACTCGATCTTGATTACAAAGAAGATTTTGCAGCAACCGTTGACATGAACGTTGTCATGACAGGCAGCGGGCAATACGTCGAAGTCCAAGGCACTGGCGAGGAGGCGACCTTCAGTGACGAAGAGTTCCAGCAGTTACTGAAATTGGCCCGCAGCGGCATCGGTCAACTCACCACAATCCAGCGTGAACAATTGGGCAGCTCAAGATGGTAACCAAGCGGACTCCCTCGCCAGAGCTTTCTACCGGCGAATTGTTCGCAGGTAAAAATCCATCCGTTTGACAGGCGCTGGCCCGAGTCAAACCGCCCCGCAACAGATTTCATTTGGCACTCTTCCGCCAAACCATTCCGCGAACAAGCCGGCCGTTTTCTGAAAAATTTCTCCGCGGCGCGCAAAAACACCAGCCTCAACGGGCTCTAGGGTCCAATAGCCTGTCACCCCTGCAGGCAAGCGATTCGGCATCGAACGAAGGTAGAGATTTCTCGAGATTTTTATGTGCCTCATCCAGCAAACTCGTTTTCAGAATCGGATCGTCGCGAAAAAGGTAGGATAATGCTGTTGAAAGATCATTGGGCTGCTACTTGGCAAACCGATTCAGCACAGATCGAGAGAAGAACTCAGACGATGGAAGACCGGACATGTTTCTCTGCCTCCTGCTTATTCCTTGCCATCGCTCTGTTCGGGACAAGTGTCAGGTCAGCTGAAACGGACATACCTGCTCCTCTTCAGCCATGGGTGGACTGGGTGACTTCAGATACACCGGGTTACCAATGCCCGACCATCTACAACCTGGCCGATCAGCCGATTTGTTTTTGGCCTTCTGAACTCCAACTAAAAGCCAAGGCCAATCGAGCATCTTGGTCGATCGATGTCCGCGTCTTTCAACGGTGTTGGATACCTTTGCCTGGCAGCGATCAGAACTGGCCGCTCAATGTGCAGTTGAACGGAGATCCGATTGCCGTCCTGCAACAAAACGGCAGGCCTGCGTTGCAACTTTCCCCTGGCGTTCACGAACTCGTTGGTGAATTCGTTTGGTCGGAAATTCCCCAACGAATCGCGATCCCAAGCGAGGTTGGCATTCTGTCTTTGGAACTCGACGGTCAACCCGTTGCTCTCCCTAACTGGGATACGAGTGGCAACTTGTGGCTCAAGCGGCAACGGGCAGAAGTCGAGGACAAAGACTTGGTTTCAATCCAGGTCTACCGCGTCCTCGAAGACGGGATCCCCATCTGGTTGCAAACAGAAATTGAGCTGACCGTATCCGGTAAGAGTCGAGAAGAGGATTTAGGCTGGATTCTACCGAAAGGCTGGATTCTCACCCGACTTGAAAGCCCAATTCCCGTGGCGATCGATGAGGACGGTCAGATGCGGGCCCAGATCCGCGCCGGCAAGTGGTCCATTCACGTCCATGCGTTTCGCACAGACGATCCGAGGGAAATTGGTTACTCAGCAACGACGCAGCCAATCACCAACTCGGAGTTGGTCGGCTTTCGGGCGAAGCCAAAATTTCGCTTGATCGAACTGGAAGGCGTGCGGCCGATCGATGCAACTCAAACGACTTTCCCAGCCGAGTGGCGTAATCTGCCAATTTATCAATGGGAAACAAGCAAACCTTTTCGTCTCATCCAAAAAAAAAGAGGGATGGGCAAACAAATGGCTTCAGGCCTCAACATGAAGCGACATTTCTGGCTCGATGAAAGTGGCAAGGGGCTCACGTTTCACGATCAGCTCCATGGCACTATTCAAGAAATCGGTCGACTCGACGTGGTTGCTGGCCAAGACCTGGGCTCGGTTCGCGTCAATGGCAAAGCCCAATTGATTACAACGGACCCCGAAACGGATGCCCAGGGCGTTGAAGTCCGTGTGCAAGACCTTCATCTGGAAGCGATTGGTCGAGTCGAACGCACCGATGAGTTCTCTGCAACGGGCTGGAAAAGAGAAGCTGATTCGCTCAATATGACACTCACCCTTCCCCCCGGTTGGCGACTGCTTGCCCTCTTTGGTGCCGACGAAGTTTCAGGCGACTGGTTAACCTCCTGGACACTGCTCGACCTGTTCCTGCTGCTTATTTTCTCACTAGCCATCTTTCGTTTATGGGGCATTCGGGCAGGAATCCTAGCTTTTCTGGCCTTTGGATTGGCCTACCAGGAACCCGGAGCACCTCGTTTGTTATGGCTATTCTTGCTAATGCCAATAGCATTGCTTCGCGTTGTCCCATCTGGAAGTGACCGACGCTGGCTTATCGGCTGGAAGTACCTGGCAATCTTGTGCCTCGTTTTATGCCTCATCCCGTTTTTCGCCATCCAAATACAAAGCGTGATCTATCCGCAACTCGAGTTGCAGAACAACGGCTATGCTGCCAGAAGTATGCTCTCACGAATCGGCGCTGTTCCCTTTTCGTCTGCGCGATACGGACGGACACTGATGCCCGCCGAAAATCAGATTTTTGATGAGGCGGCGAAACAAATCGACTCATCCAATGCACGTTTCCAAAGTTCGAATCTGCTTTTCGATCCGCAAGCAAAAATCCAAACCGGTCCAGGAAAACCACAATGGCGATGGAATCAAATCGAGATCCGCTGGAATGGTCCCGTTTCTGAGAAGCAGAAAATCCACCCCATCCTGATCTCGCTGCCAATCCATCGCTTGCTGACAGTGGTCCGGTTAGTTCTGCTGTTATCACTGGGAGCAATTGTGCTCGGCGTGGGGCCTCTGTTCAAGAAAGTATCCCCGCGCGCTGCTGCTGCCGTGATCACCATTGCCCTTTATTTACTGCCAACGTCGCTGCAAGCGCAAATCCCCGATCAGGCCATGCTTCAAGAGTTGCGCGAACGCCTGCTCAAGCCGTCTGATGCCTATCCGAATACCGCGGAAATTCCAACCGTTGACTTAAACCTTGCTGCAAATCGTGTCACGGTAACCTCGGAGATTCACACGGCGTTACAGGTTGCCGTTCCGCTTCCGGGACGTTTGCCTGAATGGTCCCCTGTTTCCGTGAAGGTCGCCAATTCACCCAATGCATTTGTGACTCGGCGAGATAATTACCTCTGGGTGGTCTTACCGGCAGGCGTCCATCAGGTGGAAATGCAAGCAATCCTGCCGGACACGGCCGAGTGGGAATGGACCTTTTTGCTCCAACCCAAGCGAGTCAACATCACCGCTCCCGGCTGGAATATCAGTGGCCTGAGCGCCAATGGAGTGCCGGAAAAGCAAATCTTTTTTTCCAAGCAACAAGTGGCGACGAGCGCCGCCGAAGCGAGTTACGATCGCAGAGATTTCAACTCGATCGTTGCCGTCGAACGGCAACTTGAGATTGGACTGATTTGGCAAGTTCATACCCAAGTAACACGTCTGTCGAAATCCGATAAAGCCTTATCTCTACAAATCCCTCTACTGCCAAATGAAAGCGTGTTGACAGCCAATGTCAACGTCGTCGACAGCTCGGTCAACGTCGCAATTCCAATGGAACAACAAAGTTTCAAATGGACAAGCGAATTACCAGTCGGTCAAGAAATTAGCTTGACGGCAAATAAAACCTCCCGTTGGATCGAACGTTGGTCCCTTGTCAATTCACCGGTCTGGAATTTCACGCAGATAGGCTTGCAACCCATCTACGAAACATCCGCAGACAACCTGATCCCCACTTGGCATCCCTGGCCCAATGAAAATGTCCTGCTGACATTCAGTCGGCCATCTGCCGTTGAGGGCGAGACGGTTACGATCAAACAAGTCGAACATCAAACATCCGTTGGACGCCGACAACGTAATACAGATCTCACCATTGAGCTTGAATCCAGCCTGGCAACTGAATTCAAGATTGGCATCGACTCCCGTGCCAAAATCCTTGCAATCGTCATCGACAATCGCCAAATTCCGATACGCTTTGATGAAGGACAATTGAGTGTCCCCGTAGGTCCAGGAAATCAAACAATCAAAATCTCCTGGAGCACACCAACAAAGATCGAAACACGCATCGAGACCGAAAGGATCGCATTGCCGTTGCCTGCTTCGAATGTTGAAACATCCATGGACGTGCCGGAAAGTCGATGGATTCTGTGGGCAACGGGGCCGAGACGTGGGCCCGCCGTTCGTTTTTGGTCCATTCTCGTCTTTGCAATAGTCGCAGCGTTGATTTTGGCAGGACTTCCCTTATCTCCGCTCCATCGTCTTGAATGGGTTTTACTCGCAATCGGCTTAACCCAAGTTCATTTGATGGTGGCTTTATCTGTGATTGGCTGGCTGTTTTTGCTTGCCTGGCGAGGTAAGCAAGATCCCGACAAGATCCATTGGGCTGCTTTCAATCTGCTGCAACTGTTGCTGATCGGCACGACCGTTGTCGCGATGGTCAGCCTAACAATTGTGGTGGGACAAGGCTTATTGGGTAACCCGGACATGTTTATCGAAGGTAACGCGTCCACAAGAACTCATCTCGTCTGGTTTCAACCGCTTACGGGACAAAACCTCCCACAGCCATTCGTCATTTCAATCTCAGTCTGGTTTTATCGACTTGCCATGCTCTGCTGGGCACTCTGGTTAGCGTCAGCCTTGCTCCGATGGCTCAGATTCGCGTGGACACAATTCAACCACGGAGCTCGATGGCGACGGAAGAATCCCCGTCATCCAACCGCGCCAGTCCAAGTCGAAGTCGTCAAATAATTGCTCACAAGCATTCGCGCCAGACACCAAGTCGCATCATGACCGCACAGATTCCCCTGAAGCCGGGAGTCTCCAACGGTGGAACAGGACCCTATATGCCCGTGCGACGCTTGAGGCTCGATCACCATTCTGTGTGACTCCTTCTAATCAAATCGGCTCGATAAATGTTCATGGCACGCAATCGGCCCCCGGCTCCTCCGAGTCAACAGGGCTTATCACCTCCCGCCAAAACTCGCAGCTCCCCCCCGGCTGGCGGCCAAACGATGTCCGAACACCGATCGACCGGCCAAGTAGGGAAGAGATCGCACCCACGAAGGGTGGACTCCTTAAAGCCGCAAAACGGTTAAATTCTGCTTCAACGCCGCTTTTCCAGGCTTTTTGGCGGGCATCAGCGCGTTAGCAGGCGTCAGAAAAGCGGAAATCCAGCCGTTCAAATCGCCAGAAAGTTGTTTGTTAAACTTCGCTGGTTGTGTAGGATGAACGTTGCACTCGCATCGGTACGCTGCCCAATCAATCAGCGACGGGAATTCAAAATGCTTAAATTTATTTGTTGGTCTACCGCTTTGTTTTTGGTAACAACTTGTATCAACTCAGCCCACGGTCAGTCTCGATTGATGGGTGACAAGTACACAATCTCAGTTGCCAACTTCCCCGACAGTTTTGGCGTCACCTACGATCCGGTCATTGTGCCAAGGGGTCAGGACTTCTTTGATTTTGACAGCATTGAAAATGATGGTGATGAATGGAATGGTGGCGTGCCTGTGGAACTCACCTTTGATGGAATTGAGGAACAGGCGGGCGGACTGCTTGTAAACGAACGGACCACTACTTGGGCTGGAAAAGATGGTGGAATTTTCGCCGTCCAAGCTTCAGGAATTGATGGCGAAACCGAATTCGATCTTCTGGACTGGGAAGTCGAAGGTGAAGTGATCGAATTCTCTTTCAAATCGGCAAATGGCGGTGCCTTGGCCAACGAAGCTAACGACAATAGTTTCTACTCGGTGTTAGGATTGGATTGGGCAAACTCCGACGAAGATGAAATGCCTTATTTCTTTGAACAAGGTTTCTATTTCTACTTTGGTAAAGACGGTGTTCCAACGAGTGGATACGCAGTTCAGTTGGAAGGAATCGGGCTACTGGTTGGTGAACATCCCTTCGACGAGTCAGTCGAAGAAGTGGTCTACATTGGTTACAGCCGCAATCAAGTGGAAGAGCTCACGAAGCCATATGAGGGCGGCTACCACATGACAGGCGGAACGACCCAACTCGATGCCGAGGCTTCCTGGAATCTCCTGTTGCAAACCGTCGGAATCGTTCCAAGCGGACAAAATGAGCTCTATTGGGGTATGTTAACTGAGCCACCTTCCGGTGACCCGATCGTTTTCGAAAACGGAGACACCGACCTGAACGGCGTGATCGATGTTCACGACATCGACCTTTTGAGTAGTGCCGTACGGGACGGGTTGGTGGAAGATCGTTTTGACTTGAATGACGACGGGAAGGTCGACAGCGTCGACCGTGGAGTTTGGGTCGAAGATATCATGAACACTTGGTTTGGCGATTCCAATCTGGACGGCCAATTCAATAGTGGCGACTTCGTCTCCGTATTCACAGCCGGCGAATACGAGGACTCGGATGCCGGCAACTCCACATGGGGAACTGGCGACTGGAACGGCGACAGCGAATTCGACAGTGCCGACTTCGTTCAAGCGTTCACAAAAAATGGATACGAAAGGGGTCTTCGTCCTTCCGTTGCAGCGGTTCCAGAGCCACAAAGCCTCGCAATCATTGGCTTAGTTTTGACCGTCGTTTCATTGCGTTCCCGACGACGACAGCCGTAAGCAGCCTAGTTGGAAGTGTGGAATCGAGAGAAATCAATTCCGGCGAGCGAGAATCGCTTCGTCAGGAGATGGCATCAGCCAGACGGTTATTCACCTGCTCGACCGCCTCGGCATGCACGGCGACGACGTTGTCGCGATTCTCCCAAGGGCGGTCTGGAAAACTCAACCGATTGGCATCCGCGTCATATTGGCCTAGGCGATAGCCCAAGTCACGAATCTGGCTAGCAAACTGATCTGCAGAGCTGTCGAAACGCTGTAAGAGGCGATCTTTCAACTCCATCACCCAGACCGGTGGATTTCCAACAGCTAATGACTTGATCGCTCCCTGAAAGGCCAGCGGTTCAGCGCCTTCAATATCAATTTTCCCCATCGCGTAGCGAGTGTCCCCGATCATGTCATCAAGCGTTACGCAGGGCACCATTTCGGACTTTTCAGCTTCACCGTCCAACGAGAAGCGGTTAATCAGATTGGCAGACTGCAGAAAACTTGCTTCACCACTCTGCTCGCCAACGGCGGCAAACATCGTCTTCACCTGCGTTAATCCATTGAGTTTCACATTCTCATTAAGACGTTGAAACGCAACTTTCCCAGGCTCGAAGGCAAGCACTTTCCCCTCCGCACCTACGCGAGAAGCGGCCAACAAGGTATAGACGCCAATGTTTGCTCCCACGTCGACAAACGCATCACCGGCACGTAAATACCGCATGGCAAAGTTACCATCGTCATAGTCGATCATGCCATTGGTATAGATCATCAACCCGCCACCTTGGCAATCGGGATAACAACGCATTTTC comes from the Pirellulaceae bacterium genome and includes:
- the rph gene encoding ribonuclease PH; translation: MRHDGRTAEQLRHIEVQRNFTRMADGCYLFSAGNTVVLCTASIEARVPPWLADSGKGWVTAEYNMLPGSTSPRKSRDRGGKVDGRTTEIQRLIGRSLRAIVDLEALGEQMITVDCDVLQADGGTRTASITGAFMALIDAIDQLDPAPAKSPIKDSVAAISVGVVDGQPVLDLDYKEDFAATVDMNVVMTGSGQYVEVQGTGEEATFSDEEFQQLLKLARSGIGQLTTIQREQLGSSRW
- a CDS encoding FkbM family methyltransferase, whose protein sequence is MIALDVVKFVWSHPANRDRRVRAVGTAVAWQAYKRVVRRPWDISVYGDMKMRCYPDCQGGGLMIYTNGMIDYDDGNFAMRYLRAGDAFVDVGANIGVYTLLAASRVGAEGKVLAFEPGKVAFQRLNENVKLNGLTQVKTMFAAVGEQSGEASFLQSANLINRFSLDGEAEKSEMVPCVTLDDMIGDTRYAMGKIDIEGAEPLAFQGAIKSLAVGNPPVWVMELKDRLLQRFDSSADQFASQIRDLGYRLGQYDADANRLSFPDRPWENRDNVVAVHAEAVEQVNNRLADAIS